CGTTCGCCGCGGGTGAATTTTTCGAAGATGCGGCGCTCGGCGCCGGGCGCGACACCGGGACCGTTGTCGGCGATGGCCACGCGCATTTCAGTCCCATGCGTTTCGGTCTCATGCACAAAGGCATGGATGTGCAACGTGCTGCCGGCGGGCGTGTATTTGCCCGCGTTCTCCAGCAGGTTGCACAGCACGCGTTCGATCAGCACGCCGTCGCACTCCACCAGCGGCAGCGCCGACAGGGGCGCGACTTCCACCTTGTGGCGCGCCAGCGGTTCGCGCATGGCGGCCAGCGCGGCGCCGACCAGCTCTTCGATGGATTGCCACTCCATGCGCAGCGGCGCGTCGCGGCTTTGCAGCCGCGCCATGTCCAGCAGATTGACGACCAGCGCGTGCATGCGCTGCGCCTGATCGCGCATGGCGCGCACGGTGTCCTGCACGCCGTCGGGTAGCTCGTGCTGCTGCCGCATCAGCGTATCGGTCATGCCGACCAGGCTGGTCAGCGGCGTGCGCAGGTCATGCGACACCGCGGCAAGCAGCGAGTTGCGCAGCTTTTCGGATTCCATGCTGACCACCGCCTGCTGCGCGACTTCGACGTAGTGCAGGCGTTCGAGCGCAATGGCGATCAGGGTGGCGTACGCCTCGACCTGGCGGCGCGTGTCCGGATTCGTGTAAAGGCTGCGGCGGGGCGCGTCCAGCACCAGCACGCCCCGCGTGCGCATGGGCGCCTTGAGCGGCAGGTACAGCAACGCGCTGTTGGACAGGGTGGCCGTGCCCGCGCCCGCGGGCTGGCCGTGGTCGTAGACCCACTGCGCCAGCGCCGATTCCGGCGCGGGCGAGTCGCCGCTGGCCGGCGAGGCGAGCTTCAGGCGGTCGTCCAGCCCCAGGATGTAGAGCGAGCAGCGCGCGCCAAAGGTGGCGTGCACGAACGAGCCGGCCAGCGCGACGATCTGCTCGGGCAGCAGCGCGGATGACAGTTCGCGCGCGAATTCATACAGGCTGCGCGCGTCGGCCTCGCGCTTGACCGAAGCCTGGGCCTGCAGCCGCAGGCCGGCGGTCAGCTGGCCGATCAGCAGCCCCACGCCGAGCAGCACGCCGAAGGTCAGCAGGTACTGCACGTCCGACACCGCGAACGACGACAACGGCTGCACGAAGAAGAAGTCGAACAGTCCGACGCTGACCACGGACGCCAGCGCGGCGGGCCCGCGGCCGTGGCGCAGCGCCACCGCGGCCACGGCCAGCAAAAAGAGCATGACGATGTTGGTCTGGTGCAGCGTCGGGAAGGCCAGCGCCGACAGCGCCGTGGCCACGGCGCAATAGCACAGCGCCCACGCATAGCCCGCCAGCGGCCGCGCCCCGCGTTCCTCGCCGGAAGGGCGGCGGCCCAGCGTGAACGGGTCGCGCCCGGGCGGCGCAG
The DNA window shown above is from Achromobacter spanius and carries:
- a CDS encoding sensor histidine kinase, translated to MADIAGERPDPDALLKTLDDAERQAVRGKLRVYFGSSAGVGKTYAMLAAARAQAAQGRDVLAGIVETHGRRETATLLDGLPVLPLNDVAYRGHTLKEFDLDGALLRHPALVLVDELAHSNAPGSRHAKRWQDIQELLAAGIDVWTTLNVQHLDSLNEAVGSITGVRVWETVPDDVFDAADEVMLVDLSADELLRRLKEGKVYLPEQARHAARNFFRKGNLIALRELALRRTAEHVDDDVQAYRRDRAIEPVWRTREAIVACIGSDADAEYVIRSAHRLSQQLDCDLHVVTIDTPRAAPPAAAEVDRLQHGLALADALGARTETLAGGDMVDAVVRYVRRHNITKAIVGRTRAGGWQRLRLSLTALLTAVMSPGWLWRRHSFADMLAAGCPEIDIIRLGAPPVPAPAPPGRDPFTLGRRPSGEERGARPLAGYAWALCYCAVATALSALAFPTLHQTNIVMLFLLAVAAVALRHGRGPAALASVVSVGLFDFFFVQPLSSFAVSDVQYLLTFGVLLGVGLLIGQLTAGLRLQAQASVKREADARSLYEFARELSSALLPEQIVALAGSFVHATFGARCSLYILGLDDRLKLASPASGDSPAPESALAQWVYDHGQPAGAGTATLSNSALLYLPLKAPMRTRGVLVLDAPRRSLYTNPDTRRQVEAYATLIAIALERLHYVEVAQQAVVSMESEKLRNSLLAAVSHDLRTPLTSLVGMTDTLMRQQHELPDGVQDTVRAMRDQAQRMHALVVNLLDMARLQSRDAPLRMEWQSIEELVGAALAAMREPLARHKVEVAPLSALPLVECDGVLIERVLCNLLENAGKYTPAGSTLHIHAFVHETETHGTEMRVAIADNGPGVAPGAERRIFEKFTRGERESATPGVGLGLAVCEAIVAAHHGRIWVEHAPGQASGAQFVFSLPLGAPPQIQPETA